The Dunckerocampus dactyliophorus isolate RoL2022-P2 chromosome 1, RoL_Ddac_1.1, whole genome shotgun sequence genome has a segment encoding these proteins:
- the LOC129178059 gene encoding sodium-coupled neutral amino acid transporter 3-like — protein sequence MEMEKLSNDNQPNGAAVAIDGEVPQEEQMFLQHNNKPSKRPQFTDFEGKTSLGMSVFNLSNAIMGSGILGLSYAMSNTGIVLFLVLLICIACLSCYSIHLLLRSAGVVGIRAYEHLGMRAFGHPGKIIAAVIITLHNIGAMSSYLFIVKSELPLVIQAFLGQTSGSHEWFMNGNYLIILVTAGIILPLALMKHLGYLGYTSGFSLSCMVFFLSVVIYKKFNIACPLEVFGNYSVSTDISEDACTTKFFTINQETAYAIPILAFAFVCHPEVLPIYTELRSPTKRRMQNIGNVSILGMFIMYFLTAIFGYLTFYENTEAELLHTYSKVDPLDTLILCVRLAVLVAVTLTVPVVLFPIRRALQQLLFPGKPFHWLRHIAIALCLLFTVNLLVILVPNIRDIFGITGATTAPSLIFILPGLFYIRIIPTEQEPMNSRPKIQAACFTALGFIFMTMSLTFIGIDWMSGEKRNVGGH from the exons ATGGAAATGGAGAAACTATCAAATGATAATCAACCCAATGGCGCTGCAGTGGCAATAGACGGAga AGTCCCCCAAGAGGAACAAATGTTTCTACAGCACAACAACAAACCATCAAAGAGGCCTCAGTTTACGGAT TTTGAGGGTAAGACCTCGCTTGGCATGTCTGTCTTTAACCTGAGCAACGCCATCATGGGCAGCGGGATTCTGGGACTTTCATACGCCATGTCGAACACAGgcattgtgcttttctt GGTCCTATTGATATGTATCGCGTGTCTGTCCTGTTACTCCATCCATCTCCTGCTCCGTAGCGCTGGGGTTGTGG GTATCCGTGCATATGAGCACCTGGGCATGAGAGCATTTGGCCATCCGGGCAAAATTATAGCAGCTGTCATCATCACGCTGCATAACATTGGAG ctATGTCGAGCTACCTGTTCATTGTGAAGTCAGAGTTACCGCTGGTAATCCAGGCTTTTTTAGGCCAAACATCTGGTTCTCA TGAATGGTTCATGAACGGAAATTACCTCATCATCCTAGTCACTGCTGGCATAATCCTTCCTCTGGCCCTGATGAAGCACCTAG GCTATCTGGGTTACACAAGTGGCTTTTCCCTCTCCTGCATGGTGTTTTTCCTATCTGTG GTCATCTACAAGAAATTCAACATTGCTTGTCCGCTGGAAGTGTTTGGCAACTACTCTGTAAGCACAGACATCTCGGAGGATGCATGTACCACCAAGTTCTTCACCATCAACCAAGAG ACGGCATATGCTATTCCAATTCTGGCATTTGCTTTTGTATGTCACCCTGAAGTCCTTCCCatctacactgaactaagaag CCCAACCAAGAGAAGAATGCAGAATATTGGCAATGTTTCCATCCTTGGCATGTTCATTATGTACTTCCTCACTGCAATATTTGGCTATCTAACCTTCTACG AAAACACAGAAGCAGAGCTCCTCCATACCTACAGTAAGGTGGACCCCCTGGATACTCTGATTCTCTGTGTGCGATTGGCTGTCCTGGTCGCCGTCACCCTCACTGTCCCAGTGGTCCTCTTTCCT ATCCGCCGTGCCCTGCAGCAGCTTCTGTTCCCCGGGAAGCCTTTCCATTGGTTGCGACACATTGCCATTGCCCTGTGTCTGTTGTTTACCGTCAACCTGCTGGTCATCCTTGTCCCCAACATTCGAGACATCTTTGGAATTACCG GAGCAACAACTGCGCCCAGTCTGATCTTCATCCTTCCCGGACTTTTCTATATCCGCATCATCCCCACTGAACAAGAGCCCATGAACTCAAGACCAAAGATCCAG GCCGCATGTTTCACAGCGCTGGGGTTTATATTTATGACTATGAGCCTCACATTCATTGGAATTGACTGGATGAGCGGGGAAAAACGAAACGTGGGGGGGCATTAA